A region from the Lolium perenne isolate Kyuss_39 chromosome 4, Kyuss_2.0, whole genome shotgun sequence genome encodes:
- the LOC139838993 gene encoding uncharacterized protein gives MAVRLHMIGVVIHAGRVSEQEEMPHARTQQIQILRTSANDGRAWAPLALASSLFSTTAGMDAVSKFCALFSPSRFNRSTSIWPNPRMHVPMDDGLWAWPAKLAEYANATRRYSAYVMCTHGIPGKWIKIMRGLRQGDPLSPYLFLLMADVLQRLVRRDDTLQHPLVDGVPCPVLQYADDTLIIFRAGGAAARRLKFILDQFGDATGLKINYHKSTLVPMHVDGAVLTEIQAALQCRVEGFPQTYLGLPLSADKLRLADFAPLIAKVDRYLSGWRALLLSPGGRLVLLNSVLDALPTFAMGAMELPPGVVTALDKLRRAFLWAGADRVTGAKCLVAWDVVCRSKEEGGLGVRSLQIQNRCLLTKLLHRLFACPGESWPRWVWATLAGTPLEDANRRSSPLCGSHWASLLRLLPLYRGISRVQLGDGARTAFWHDHWLPCGALSAAMPELLSHSTTPSATVQQVLHAGLDSLLVARLSSTAERQREELMALLGFIHLSPAVDRRTLPLCAREGGRLKTSALYKLCSDGGVRDKNATFVWRNSAPPRVKFFAWLLVKGRIQCRSNLLRKGILEEDGSRCPICDADLETPAHILFHCSFARQFWAALGAPPVADDATLDVAPVCPLPATAPARSASTLRLLCFWHLWKHRNSVVFEGLSPSLSCIRKRCRDDATLWRARLPLDHRADVDLWLTYLPPVRL, from the exons atggcCGTCCGGTTACATATGATTGGAGTGGTTATCCACGCGGGGAGAGTGTCGGAGCAGGAGGAAATGCCGCACGCACGGACGCAACAAATTCAGATCTTGCGGACCAGTGCCAATGATGGTCGAGCATGGGCTCCTCTGGCCCTGGCATCATCTCTGTTCTCTACTACTGCTGGCATGGACGCCGTCTCAAAGTTCTGCGCTCTTTTTTCTCCCTCTCGATTCAATCGTTCAACTTCCATCTGGCCAAATCCACGCATGCATGTACCTATGGACGATGGTTTATGGGCATGGCCAGCTAAGCTTGCTGAATATGCT AACGCTACACGCCGCTACAGCGCCTATGTAATGTGTACGCACGGCATCCCGGGGAAGTGGATCAAAATCATGCGCGGCCTGCGGCAGGGGGATCCTTTGTCCCCCTACCTGTTCCTGCTGATGGCTGACGTCCTTCAACGGCTTGTGCGTCGCGATGACACCCTGCAGCACCCCCTGGTTGATGGCGTGCCCTGCCCCGTCCTACAGTACGCGGACGACACGCTCATCATCTTTCGCGCGGGCGGTGCTGCGGCGCGCCGCCTCAAGTTCATCCTCGATCAGTTTGGCGACGCGACCGGGCTCAAGATCAACTATCACAAGAGCACACTGGTTCCCATGCATGTCGACGGGGCTGTGCTCACGGAGATCCAGGCCGCTCTCCAATGTCGGGTCGAGGGATTCCCCCAGACCTACCTGGGTCTGCCGCTCTCCGCCGACAAACTCCGGCTCGCCGACTTCGCGCCCCTCATCGCCAAAGTCGACCGCTACCTTTCGGGCTGGCGGGCCCTTCTCCTCTCCCCGGGAGGCCGCCTGGTGCTGCTCAACTCCGTGCTGGACGCTCTTCCCACTTTCGCCATGGGCGCGATGGAGCTCCCTCCCGGAGTGGTCACCGCGCTGGACAAGCTTCGCCGTGCCTTTCTTTGGGCGGGTGCTGACCGTGTGACGGGCGCCAAATGCTTGGTGGCTTGGGACGTTGTGTGCCGGTCCAAGGAGGAAGGAGGGCTGGGGGTGCGCTCCCTCCAAATTCAAAATCGCTGCCTCCTCACCAAACTCCTTCATCGGCTCTTCGCCTGCCCCGGTGAATCGTGGCCGCGTTGGGTTTGGGCCACGCTCGCCGGTACGCCCCTGGAGGACGCGAATCGTCGCTCATCGCCTCTCTGCGGGTCTCACTGGGCCTCCCTCCTTCGGCTGCTCCCGCTCTACCGCGGCATCTCGCGGGTGCAGCTGGGCGACGGAGCTCGCACCGCCTTTTGGCACGACCATTGGCTGCCGTGCGGCGCCCTCTCCGCGGCTATGCCTGAGCTGCTCTCCCACTCTACTACCCCCTCGGCCACGGTCCAGCAGGTTCTCCATGCCGGGCTCGACTCCCTCCTGGTGGCTCGTCTCTCGTCCACGGCGGAGCGTCAGCGAGAGGAGCTGATGGCGCTGCTTGGCTTCATCCACCTTTCTCCGGCGGTGGACAGGCGCACACTCCCCCTTTGTGCCCGCGAGGGAGGCCGTCTGAAGACCAGCGCGCTGTACAAGCTCTGCTCCGACGGCGGCGTCCGCGATAAGAACGCCACCTTTGTCTGGCGCAACTCCGCCCCGCCTCGGGTCAAATTCTTTGCGTGGCTGCTGGTGAAGGGGCGCATCCAATGCCGTTCGAACCTGCTCCGTAAGGGGATTCTGGAGGAGGACGGCAGCCGCTGCCCCATCTGCGACGCTGATCTGGAGACTCCTGCACACATCCTGTTCCACTGCAGCTTCGCTCGTCAATTCTGGGCTGCTCTCGGCGCTCCCCCCGTTGCCGACGATGCCACGCTTGACGTGGCTCCTGTCTGCCCGCTGCCGGCCACGGCTCCTGCCCGCTCGGCCTCCACGCTGCGCCTCCTATGCTTCTGGCACTTATGGAAACACAGAAACAGCGTCGTCTTCGAAGGCCTCTCCCCCTCGCTCTCCTGTATCCGCAAGCGCTGTCGGGATGACGCTACTCTCTGGCGGGCTCG